In the genome of Luteitalea pratensis, the window TCGGCACAAGGACAGTGCCTGGACGAAGGACTTCGATGTCGTGCTCTACAACATGTCGTTCTCCAACGTCGTCGACGTTCCCTGGATCGAACGCCTGGCGCACGCGCATCGCGACAGTGGCGTCGGCGCCGTGATCCTGCATGGCGCGGTGCACAGTTACCGGCGGTCGACCAGCCGGGCCTGGGGAGAACTCATGGGGGCGTTCAGCATGCGCCACGACGCGCAGCGTCCGCTGGATGTGCAGACGGTGGCGCCGGATCATCCGATCATGAAGGGCGTGCCGGCGAGGTGGGTGACGATTCCCGAGGAGCTGTACGAACTGGAGCGTGTCTGGCCCGGAATGACGCCACTCGCACAGGCCTACAGCGAGGAGACGAAGAAGACCTCGCCTCTGATCTGGACCAACACCCACGGCAAGGCGCGCGTGTTCGTCACCTCGCTCGGGCACAACACCGCGATGATTGAGGACCCCGTGTACCTGGCCCTCGTCACCCGTGGCGTCCTGTGGACGACCGGCCACCTCGATGACGACGGCAAGCCCGCCGAGGGATATGGGGCACGCTGACGTGATCACCTGGTCGCAGTCGATCGCCGGCATCGATTGGCACGAACTGGAGGCGCTGTACCGGGCGGCACCGCTCGGCAACAAGGACGCGGCCGGCCTGCAGGTCGTCTACGGCAACAGCCGGTACTGCTGTTTCGCGTTCGATCAGGGCAAGCTCGTTGGCGCGGGAAGGGCACTGGCCGACGGGCTCGACTGGTCGTACGTGTGCGACGTGGCCGTGCTGCCGAGCCACCAGGGGACCGGCGTCGGCAAGCAGATTGTTGCCACGCTGGTGGAGCTCTCGCAGGGGCATCGCAAGATCATCCTGTACGCCGTTCCCGGCAAGGAGCCGTTCTACAGGAAGTTCGGTTTCCGCCGCATGCTCACAGCCATGGCAATCTTTCCGGACGTGCAGGACGCGATGGCACGCGGTTACGTGACCGAGGACTAACTTAGGTTCGGCGCTGCTGCGGTGCGCGTCGAGCAAGCTCGACGCCTACACATCAGACGTTCGACGTGAACGCGTTAGACGTAGCCGTCGACCTTCCATCTTCGCCAAGGCTACGGTGGACAAGTCAGGTCGAGGGACGCGCGGGTCGGCGATCGAAAATCGCCTGCAGGATGTGTGTAGCTGTCGACCTTGGTCGACAGACGAGAATCGACCGTCGAGCAAGCTCGACGCCTACGTTCTGCCTGACGTTTTCAGCGTTCGGC includes:
- a CDS encoding GNAT family N-acetyltransferase, with amino-acid sequence MITWSQSIAGIDWHELEALYRAAPLGNKDAAGLQVVYGNSRYCCFAFDQGKLVGAGRALADGLDWSYVCDVAVLPSHQGTGVGKQIVATLVELSQGHRKIILYAVPGKEPFYRKFGFRRMLTAMAIFPDVQDAMARGYVTED
- a CDS encoding ThuA domain-containing protein, which produces MHRLIVLLAALVLVVGSATETGRTALIAAAPPVRPIRALYVTGGGFHEFVKQEAIVPPAVARQANVEWTIDHTAGKSTEVLIDRHKDSAWTKDFDVVLYNMSFSNVVDVPWIERLAHAHRDSGVGAVILHGAVHSYRRSTSRAWGELMGAFSMRHDAQRPLDVQTVAPDHPIMKGVPARWVTIPEELYELERVWPGMTPLAQAYSEETKKTSPLIWTNTHGKARVFVTSLGHNTAMIEDPVYLALVTRGVLWTTGHLDDDGKPAEGYGAR